From one Halothece sp. PCC 7418 genomic stretch:
- the psaM gene encoding photosystem I reaction center subunit XII, translated as MPLSDTQILIALVVALVPGVLAFRLATELYK; from the coding sequence ATGCCATTATCTGATACCCAAATCTTAATTGCTTTAGTCGTTGCTTTAGTTCCTGGCGTTCTCGCCTTTCGGTTAGCAACAGAACTTTACAAGTAA
- the polA gene encoding DNA polymerase I gives MSDSSPVLLLVDGHSLAFRAYYAFAKSRDGGLKASDGTPTSICFGFLKSLLLVLEAEKPQACAIAFDLGLPTFRHDADETYKADRAETPDDFIPDLANLQEILVALNLQVVTAEGYEADDVLGTLARQGKSQGYFTKIISGDRDLFQLIDETEQISVLYLDKSVLKGSKTIREYNSADVEETLGIQPQQVIDYKALCGDKSDNIPGVNGIGEKTAVKLLQQYGTLENIYDQIDEIKGAVQKRLITGKENAEHSRYLATIKDDIPLEIDFDELQLKGINLVKLKPLLAKLELKQFLKQLDYLQQQLGGSSSPDPEKKEEIEDESLWFFSAEETKQQQENLVTVQPEIIDTREKLDQLIAILEQHQDPDYPVSWDTETTALKPRDATLVGIGCCWGNDLTETAYIPIHHQQGIALDAAEITTALSPILESEQYPKTLQNAKFDRLMLRHFGIQLNGVVFDTMLASYVLHPERNHNLSDLAARYLPDLSTQSYQELAIPKEGTIADLDMATVAEYCGMDAYVTYQLTQLLATELKAIPQLDQLFRDLERPLEPVLADMEYWGIRIDTAYLKTLSEELGNKLEQIETKAYDLAGQTFNLNSPKQLSEILFEKLELNPKKSRKTKTGYSTNHAILEKLQGDHPIIDLILEHRTLSKLKSTYVDALPNLVNPDTQRIYTDFNQAITTTGRLSSSNPNLQNIPIRTEFSRQIRRAFLPEDDWLLVSADYSQIELRILTHFSQESILLDAYQTGKDVHRVTAQLLFEKEDVTDEERRLGKTINFGVIYGMGPQRFAREAAVSNQRGKEFIEKYQARYPLVFEYLKNQKKRAIAQGYVETLLGRRRYFYFTSSPLDQLKGSDPKTIDFSQIKIGRDESETLRAAANAPIQGSSADIIKIAMVKLNELLKPYQSRLLLQVHDELVFEIPPHEWDELRPQIQATMENAISLSIPLEVEINVGKNWMEAK, from the coding sequence ATGTCTGATTCCTCCCCTGTCTTATTGTTAGTTGATGGTCATTCGCTGGCGTTTCGGGCCTATTACGCCTTTGCGAAAAGTCGAGATGGGGGGTTAAAAGCCTCAGATGGAACGCCGACAAGTATCTGTTTTGGCTTCCTCAAGTCTTTATTGCTAGTGTTAGAAGCCGAAAAACCACAAGCCTGCGCGATCGCGTTTGATTTAGGCTTACCCACCTTTCGCCATGACGCAGATGAAACCTATAAAGCCGATCGCGCTGAAACACCAGATGACTTTATTCCTGATTTAGCTAATTTACAAGAAATTCTGGTAGCGTTGAATTTACAAGTCGTGACCGCAGAAGGCTACGAAGCGGATGATGTCTTGGGAACGCTGGCAAGACAAGGAAAGAGCCAAGGATACTTTACTAAAATTATAAGCGGCGATCGCGATTTATTTCAACTGATTGATGAAACCGAACAAATTAGTGTTCTTTATTTGGATAAATCCGTCTTAAAAGGGTCAAAAACCATTCGAGAATATAACAGTGCAGATGTCGAAGAAACCTTGGGTATTCAACCGCAGCAAGTTATTGATTATAAAGCCCTTTGTGGAGATAAATCAGATAATATTCCAGGGGTGAATGGGATTGGGGAAAAAACAGCAGTTAAACTTCTCCAGCAGTATGGAACACTAGAAAATATTTATGACCAGATTGATGAAATTAAAGGCGCAGTCCAAAAGCGATTAATCACAGGAAAAGAGAATGCAGAACATTCCCGTTATCTGGCGACAATTAAAGATGATATTCCTTTAGAAATTGACTTTGATGAGTTACAACTGAAAGGAATTAACCTTGTAAAACTCAAACCTCTTCTCGCCAAACTCGAACTCAAACAGTTCTTAAAACAACTGGACTATCTCCAGCAACAACTAGGAGGAAGTAGCAGTCCCGACCCTGAAAAAAAGGAAGAAATAGAAGACGAAAGCCTGTGGTTTTTTAGTGCAGAAGAGACCAAGCAGCAACAAGAAAACTTAGTCACTGTTCAACCAGAAATCATTGATACCCGAGAAAAACTGGATCAGTTAATCGCAATTTTAGAACAACATCAAGACCCAGATTATCCAGTGAGTTGGGATACAGAAACGACAGCCTTAAAACCTCGTGATGCGACATTAGTTGGGATTGGCTGCTGTTGGGGAAATGATCTTACAGAAACCGCTTATATTCCCATTCATCATCAGCAAGGAATCGCCTTAGACGCAGCAGAAATTACAACCGCTTTATCTCCAATTCTCGAAAGTGAACAGTATCCCAAGACCCTACAAAATGCCAAATTTGATCGCTTGATGTTACGCCATTTTGGAATTCAATTAAATGGTGTGGTATTTGACACGATGTTAGCCAGTTATGTCTTGCATCCAGAACGCAATCATAATTTAAGTGATTTAGCAGCCCGATATTTACCTGATTTATCCACTCAAAGTTATCAAGAATTAGCGATTCCGAAAGAAGGAACGATTGCTGACTTAGACATGGCAACGGTTGCAGAATATTGTGGGATGGATGCTTATGTCACCTACCAACTCACTCAGTTATTAGCAACAGAATTAAAAGCCATTCCTCAGTTAGATCAATTATTCCGAGACCTTGAACGCCCCCTCGAACCCGTTTTAGCAGACATGGAGTATTGGGGAATCAGAATCGATACTGCTTATCTGAAAACTCTGTCTGAGGAATTGGGAAATAAGTTAGAACAGATTGAAACCAAAGCCTATGACTTAGCAGGACAAACCTTTAATCTTAATTCTCCGAAACAGTTAAGCGAGATTTTATTTGAGAAACTAGAGTTAAATCCGAAAAAGTCTCGGAAAACGAAAACAGGTTATTCCACTAATCATGCGATTTTAGAAAAATTACAGGGCGATCATCCCATTATTGATTTAATCTTAGAACATCGTACCCTATCCAAATTAAAATCCACTTATGTGGATGCACTTCCCAACTTAGTCAACCCAGACACTCAACGCATCTACACCGATTTTAATCAAGCGATTACCACAACAGGAAGATTATCTTCTTCTAATCCCAACTTACAAAATATTCCCATTCGCACTGAGTTTTCCCGTCAAATTCGACGGGCGTTTCTACCCGAAGATGATTGGTTACTTGTCTCTGCTGACTATTCCCAAATTGAACTCAGAATTCTGACTCATTTCAGTCAAGAATCCATTTTACTGGATGCCTATCAAACGGGAAAAGATGTCCATCGTGTGACAGCACAATTATTGTTTGAAAAAGAAGACGTTACCGATGAGGAAAGACGACTGGGAAAAACCATTAACTTTGGGGTGATTTATGGCATGGGACCGCAACGATTTGCCAGAGAAGCTGCGGTGAGTAATCAACGAGGGAAAGAATTTATTGAGAAATATCAAGCCCGTTATCCCCTCGTATTTGAATATCTCAAAAACCAGAAAAAACGCGCGATCGCGCAAGGCTATGTGGAAACCTTACTCGGACGCAGACGCTATTTTTACTTTACCAGTTCCCCCCTCGACCAACTAAAAGGAAGCGACCCCAAGACCATTGATTTCAGCCAAATTAAAATCGGAAGAGACGAAAGCGAAACCCTCCGTGCTGCTGCTAACGCCCCCATTCAGGGGTCAAGCGCAGATATTATCAAAATTGCCATGGTTAAACTCAATGAACTGCTAAAGCCCTACCAAAGCCGTCTCCTACTACAAGTTCATGACGAGTTAGTCTTTGAAATTCCGCCTCACGAATGGGATGAACTGCGTCCCCAAATTCAAGCAACCATGGAGAACGCCATCTCTCTTAGCATCCCCCTAGAGGTAGAAATTAACGTGGGGAAAAACTGGATGGAAGCCAAGTAA
- the ahcY gene encoding adenosylhomocysteinase, whose protein sequence is MTATQVKHEVKDLSYATLGKQRIEWASREMPVLRQIRDQFAKEKPLEGIRMVACCHVTTETANLAIALKAGGADAVLIASNPLSTQDDTAASLVADYGIPVFAIKGEDNETYNRHINIALDHRPNIIIDDGSDVTAGLIQNRKDQIKEIIGTTEETTTGINRLRAMYNDGVLTFPAMNVNDADTKHFFDNRYGTGQSTIDGILRATNILLAGKTVVVGGYGWCSKGVAMRAAGMGANVVVTEIDHIRALEAAMDGFRVMPMDEAAKIGDVIVTLTGNKHVVAGHHFDNMKDGAIVCNAGHFDIELDLKSLREKASEVKEVRPFTEQYILPNGKSVIVLGEGRLINLASAEGHPSAVMDMSFANQAKGSEYLALNKGKLEPGIHSIPREVDREIARLKLNAMGVKIDDLSEAQVKYMNSWTEGTD, encoded by the coding sequence ATGACAGCAACACAAGTAAAACACGAAGTAAAAGACCTTAGTTACGCCACACTAGGGAAACAACGGATTGAATGGGCAAGTCGTGAGATGCCCGTATTAAGACAAATTCGTGACCAGTTTGCGAAAGAAAAGCCCTTAGAAGGGATTCGCATGGTCGCTTGCTGCCACGTCACCACTGAAACCGCTAACCTCGCGATCGCGCTGAAAGCAGGTGGTGCAGATGCAGTTTTAATCGCCAGCAACCCCCTTTCCACTCAAGACGACACCGCAGCGAGTTTAGTTGCTGACTACGGCATTCCCGTTTTCGCGATTAAAGGTGAAGACAACGAAACTTACAATCGTCACATCAATATCGCCCTCGATCATCGCCCGAATATCATCATCGACGACGGTAGTGATGTCACCGCTGGATTAATTCAAAATCGTAAAGACCAAATCAAAGAAATCATCGGGACAACCGAAGAAACCACCACGGGTATCAACCGCCTCCGTGCGATGTACAACGATGGGGTGCTCACTTTCCCCGCGATGAACGTTAACGATGCGGATACCAAGCACTTCTTCGATAACCGCTATGGTACTGGACAATCCACCATTGACGGGATTCTTCGTGCAACTAACATCCTTCTCGCAGGTAAAACCGTTGTTGTTGGTGGTTATGGCTGGTGCTCTAAAGGGGTCGCCATGCGTGCTGCTGGTATGGGTGCAAACGTGGTTGTGACTGAAATTGACCACATCCGCGCTCTTGAAGCTGCAATGGATGGCTTCCGTGTGATGCCCATGGATGAAGCAGCAAAAATCGGTGATGTGATTGTGACTCTCACGGGTAACAAGCACGTGGTCGCAGGTCATCACTTCGACAACATGAAAGATGGCGCGATCGTCTGCAACGCAGGTCACTTTGATATTGAGCTTGACCTGAAATCTCTCCGTGAGAAAGCAAGCGAAGTCAAAGAAGTTCGTCCGTTCACTGAACAATACATTCTCCCCAACGGTAAGTCTGTGATTGTTTTAGGAGAAGGTCGTCTCATTAACCTCGCTTCCGCAGAAGGTCACCCCAGCGCGGTAATGGATATGAGCTTTGCCAACCAAGCTAAAGGATCTGAATACCTCGCACTCAACAAAGGCAAACTTGAGCCTGGTATTCACTCCATTCCTCGGGAAGTTGACCGTGAAATCGCTCGTCTGAAACTGAATGCAATGGGCGTTAAAATTGACGACCTCAGCGAAGCACAAGTCAAGTACATGAACTCCTGGACTGAAGGAACTGACTAA
- a CDS encoding RNA-guided endonuclease TnpB family protein produces MVLTKEQRHLLKKWVRLNRKAYNLAIEYLNQHQGFDRTGIGGTGKQAFKTFFKAQIRPDWLKEKLPAAILDQAVMEAYSAWSKTKKNPKYVGKGKQKQPHPQAGLKIARFRSIRDKSQTLQFKVASDLNQGRLLPKYWGNLGAFECSDNGRRFCVLNPDYTPEVTYKNGNFYLSLPQDTKVEDNGKESFIAFDPGVRTFLTGFDGNQFIELGEGDINRIVRLCRSLDKMQSQRDLLKGHKNRHLRYQLNQKMKRKRRKIRNLVDEMHRKTASWLAKNYRVIALPTYESSQMVCKAKRKIRSKTARSMLSWAMYRFSQVLERQCAKYGSILTRHTEEYTSKTCPHCGHIHQKLGGRKQFTCPNCGFSLKRDFVGALGNFLKALWDSTVLSEVRSDCFTFTVNV; encoded by the coding sequence ATGGTACTAACCAAGGAACAACGCCATCTTCTAAAGAAATGGGTCAGACTGAATCGGAAAGCCTATAATCTGGCTATAGAATACTTAAACCAGCATCAAGGCTTTGACCGAACAGGAATTGGAGGGACTGGAAAGCAAGCCTTTAAGACCTTTTTTAAGGCTCAAATCAGACCCGACTGGTTAAAAGAAAAACTCCCCGCAGCTATTCTTGACCAAGCAGTGATGGAGGCGTACTCAGCATGGTCTAAAACCAAAAAGAATCCCAAATATGTGGGTAAAGGTAAGCAGAAACAACCTCACCCCCAAGCTGGATTAAAAATAGCGAGATTTCGTTCTATTCGAGACAAATCTCAAACCCTCCAGTTTAAGGTCGCTTCCGATTTAAACCAAGGGAGACTTCTTCCTAAATATTGGGGAAATTTAGGAGCATTTGAATGTTCTGATAACGGAAGACGCTTCTGTGTTCTTAACCCAGACTACACGCCAGAAGTCACTTACAAAAACGGTAATTTCTATCTTTCTCTTCCTCAAGATACAAAAGTAGAAGACAACGGGAAAGAAAGTTTCATTGCGTTTGACCCTGGTGTGCGAACTTTCCTAACAGGATTTGATGGTAATCAGTTCATCGAGTTGGGGGAAGGCGACATTAATCGCATTGTAAGATTGTGCCGTTCTTTGGATAAGATGCAAAGTCAACGAGACTTATTGAAAGGACATAAAAATCGCCATCTCCGTTATCAACTCAATCAAAAGATGAAACGGAAACGACGAAAAATTCGTAATCTCGTTGATGAAATGCACCGAAAGACTGCGAGTTGGTTAGCTAAAAACTATCGGGTGATAGCGTTGCCAACTTATGAATCTTCTCAAATGGTGTGTAAAGCCAAAAGAAAGATTCGGAGTAAAACGGCTCGTAGTATGTTGAGTTGGGCGATGTATCGCTTTTCTCAGGTGTTAGAGCGTCAGTGTGCTAAATATGGCTCGATTCTGACCCGTCACACCGAAGAATATACATCGAAAACTTGTCCTCATTGTGGTCATATTCATCAGAAGTTAGGCGGAAGAAAACAGTTTACTTGTCCTAACTGTGGGTTTTCTCTAAAAAGAGATTTTGTAGGAGCTTTGGGGAATTTCCTCAAGGCGTTGTGGGATAGCACCGTACTTTCCGAAGTACGCTCTGACTGCTTTACTTTTACAGTTAATGTATAG
- a CDS encoding IS607 family transposase — protein MSKYVPARVAQEQLGVSLRTLLRWDEAGKIETIRTPNGQRRYNVESVLNPSPSEKSILLYARVSSHAQKPDLERQADFLLTRFPNGELVKEIASGLNFKRKKLRSLLERVLAGDVSMVVVCHKDRLARFGVELIQWLCERQGCQLVVLQQSDLSPEREMVEDILAIIHVFSCRLYGLQKYKKPIREDLHPVSNGTNQGTTPSSKEMGQTESESL, from the coding sequence ATGTCAAAGTATGTACCAGCCAGAGTCGCCCAAGAACAACTCGGCGTTTCACTCCGAACCCTCCTCCGATGGGATGAAGCTGGAAAAATCGAAACCATCCGAACTCCCAACGGTCAAAGACGTTACAACGTCGAATCAGTCCTCAACCCCTCTCCATCAGAGAAATCAATTCTCCTGTACGCCAGAGTTAGCAGTCATGCTCAAAAACCTGACCTTGAGAGACAAGCTGACTTTCTTCTCACTCGTTTCCCCAACGGTGAACTTGTCAAAGAAATCGCGTCGGGACTCAACTTCAAAAGGAAAAAACTTCGCTCCCTATTGGAACGAGTTCTCGCAGGAGATGTTTCAATGGTTGTGGTCTGTCATAAGGATCGACTCGCCCGTTTCGGTGTTGAACTTATCCAATGGCTCTGCGAAAGACAAGGTTGTCAACTCGTGGTTCTCCAACAAAGTGACCTCTCTCCAGAACGAGAAATGGTCGAAGATATCCTTGCTATCATCCACGTCTTCAGTTGTCGATTATACGGACTCCAAAAGTACAAGAAACCCATCCGTGAAGACTTGCACCCAGTATCGAATGGTACTAACCAAGGAACAACGCCATCTTCTAAAGAAATGGGTCAGACTGAATCGGAAAGCCTATAA